A single Lynx canadensis isolate LIC74 chromosome D2, mLynCan4.pri.v2, whole genome shotgun sequence DNA region contains:
- the PRLHR gene encoding prolactin-releasing peptide receptor produces MASLPTQGLPVPDLVSGLPPAASTPANQSTEASADNGSVTGPGAQAVTPFQSLQLVHQLKGLIVLLYSIVVVVGLVGNCLLVLVIARVRRLHNVTNFLIGNLALSDVLMCTACVPLTLAYAFEPRGWVFGGGLCHLVFFLQPVTVYVSVFTLTTIAVDRYVVLVHPLRRRISLRLSAYAVLAIWALSAVLALPAAMHTYHVELKAHRVRLCEEFWGSQERQRQLYAWGLLLVTYLLPLLVILLSYVRVSVKLRNRVVPGCVTQSQADWDRARRRRTFCLLVVVVVVFAVCWLPLHVFNLLRDLDPQAIDPYAFGLVQLLCHWLAMSSACYNPFIYAWLHDSFREELRKLLLAWPRKIVPHGQSMTVSVVI; encoded by the coding sequence ATGGCCTCACTGCCGACTCAGGGTCTCCCGGTCCCTGACTTAGTTTCTGGGTTGCCACCGGCGGCCTCAACTCCTGCCAACCAGAGCACAGAGGCCTCAGCGGACAATGGGTCGGTGACTGGCCCAGGCGCTCAGGCTGTCACGCCTTTCCAAAGCCTGCAGCTGGTGCATCAGCTGAAAGGGCTGATCGTGCTGCTCTACAGCATCGTGGTGGTCGTGGGGCTGGTGGGCAACTGCCTGCTGGTGTTGGTGATCGCGCGAGTGCGTCGGCTGCACAACGTGACCAACTTCCTCATCGGCAACCTGGCCTTGTCCGACGTGCTCATGTGCACCGCCTGTGTGCCACTCACGCTGGCCTACGCTTTCGAGCCACGCGGCTGGGTGTTCGGCGGCGGCCTGTGCCACCTTGTCTTCTTCCTGCAGCCCGTCACCGTCTACGTGTCGGTGTTCACTCTCACCACCATCGCGGTGGACCGCTACGTCGTGCTCGTGCACCCGCTGCGCAGGCGCATCTCGCTGCGCCTCAGCGCCTATGCGGTGCTGGCCATCTGGGCGCTGTCCGCGGTGCTGGCGCTGCCGGCCGCCATGCACACGTACCACGTCGAGCTCAAGGCGCACCGTGTGCGCCTCTGCGAGGAATTCTGGGGGTCGCAGGAGCGCCAGCGCCAGCTCTATGCTTGGGGGCTGCTTCTCGTCACCTACCTGCTCCCCCTGCTGGTCATCCTCCTGTCTTACGTCCGGGTGTCGGTGAAGCTACGGAACCGCGTGGTGCCAGGCTGCGTGACCCAGAGCCAGGCCGACTGGGACCGTGCGCGCCGCCGCCGCACCTTCTGTCTGCTGGTGGTGGTCGTGGTGGTGTTCGCCGTGTGCTGGCTGCCGCTGCACGTCTTCAACCTGCTGCGGGACCTCGACCCGCAAGCCATCGACCCTTACGCCTTTGGGTTAGTGCAGCTGCTCTGCCACTGGCTCGCCATGAGCTCAGCTTGCTACAACCCCTTTATTTACGCCTGGCTGCACGACAGCTTCCGTGAGGAGCTGCGCAAGCTCTTGCTTGCCTGGCCCCGCAAGATCGTGCCCCACGGCCAGAGCATGACAGTCAGCGTGGTCATCTGA